Proteins from one Candidatus Eisenbacteria bacterium genomic window:
- a CDS encoding 50S ribosomal protein L3, whose amino-acid sequence MIGLLAEKIGMTQLFDEQGRVTPVTVLAAGPCPIVQVKTPETDGYAALQIGFGRKRESLIPKGLQGHLKKHNAAGVRALKEVRVEDTSEFQVGQELTVSLFEVGSKVDVIGVSKGRGFAGVIRRHHFTCGRETHGCVTHKQPGSIGASAYPSRVIKGKRLPGRMGGARVTVKNLHVVGVDPEQHLIWVRGSIPGPPKSTVLIRKNG is encoded by the coding sequence ATGATCGGCTTGCTCGCGGAAAAAATCGGGATGACCCAGCTCTTCGACGAGCAGGGGCGCGTCACGCCGGTGACGGTGCTGGCGGCCGGGCCGTGCCCGATCGTCCAGGTCAAGACGCCGGAAACGGACGGCTACGCCGCGCTCCAGATCGGCTTCGGCCGGAAGCGCGAGTCATTGATCCCGAAGGGGCTGCAAGGGCATTTGAAGAAGCACAACGCGGCCGGCGTCCGCGCGCTCAAGGAAGTCCGCGTCGAGGACACATCGGAGTTCCAAGTCGGCCAGGAGCTGACCGTCTCGCTCTTCGAGGTCGGCAGCAAGGTCGACGTCATCGGCGTTTCGAAAGGGCGCGGATTCGCGGGCGTGATCCGGCGGCACCACTTTACGTGCGGGAGGGAGACCCACGGGTGCGTGACGCACAAGCAGCCGGGCTCGATCGGCGCGAGCGCCTATCCAAGCCGCGTGATCAAGGGGAAGCGACTGCCGGGCCGTATGGGCGGCGCGCGCGTGACGGTGAAGAACCTCCACGTGGTGGGCGTCGACCCCGAGCAGCATCTGATCTGGGTCCGCGGCTCGATTCCGGGGCCGCCCAAAAGCACGGTCCTGATCCGGAAGAACGGGTAA